The following nucleotide sequence is from Cyclopterus lumpus isolate fCycLum1 chromosome 20, fCycLum1.pri, whole genome shotgun sequence.
TTGCTGCTGTGCGGGAGGCGGCGTGTTACCTGATACTTCACCCTGCGAGGTGGCCGTGCGGCCGATGTTGGTGAGCAGGTGGTCGATGTTGGGCACGGGCTGGGACTCCACCGCGCTCTCCTGCCGCGAGATGGTCTGACGGGAACAAATGAAGGTCAGGAGGACGTTTTAGAGAAGTTCTAAATCGCTTTTACATCCTCGGtagtgaggaaaaaaagagagagagattggttTGATGGTGAACAGCTGCAGAAAAAGAGACGTTCATAAAGGTCTTCACGCTGATGAATGCACACGCATTGTTTGACATGACGTGCCGCTGTTGTTTAATCTGGTTTCTTTCAACTCCTTTCTGTCATCTTGtcgtttatttttttggggggggggaatatctTCATGTGCTTGCAGTCAAATGTACTAAAAATCTCATAAAATCAATTTCCATTGCAGCTTGTAATGCGAGAAAATagcagaaatgtaattttgCGCACAAAAAATTGTCCCTTTTATGGACGAAGGAATAgttttgaattaaattgaactGTTAAAGTTAATTAACTCAAAGTCTGGGGAGCGCTGTACTCACCACTGGATCTCCGGTCCCATCGTCGGTGAAGAACCACTCGTACTGGAGGAAAAGACGAACGGCGTTACATTTTGTTCTGTGTGATATCTttagtaaaaaagtaaaaagatctGTGGCTCACATTCTGAATGAGGGCCTCCACGATCCTGTACTGGTCCGGCATGTGGGTCACCATGTGGGTCATGTTGTCCTCGGTGGTGCGCACCAGAGTGGGGCCGAACACGATGGCCAGGTTCCTCGGTTCCATCTGGCagaacgagaagaagaagacgttcacctttttttttttagacttctCCCATAAATCCAAACGCAACGAAAGACGGAAGCGTGCGCCGCTACACACCTTGTTCTTCTCCGAGTTGTCGGCCACGGTTTTGAGATGAGCCGAGAGGAACTTGAGGGTTTCGTAATGATGATCGGGCAACTCGTGAAGCtggaggcagaaagagagggcATCGAGTTTGGTTTCTTCTATTCTATCTGAAGTGTGAACAGGTTGTACGAATAAAAACCCAACTACTTTGCAaccaagtaaataaataaaggatttAACTAAGTTAGGGATGAAATGAGTCGACTCACCAGCCTCTTGAGCACTTTGAGTCTCTCCACTGGGTCCTGTGTTCTGTTGCCGTCTATAAAATCTGCGTACCTGTCTGcaggcagaaaacaaaaaattagACTGGCGGTAAATACAgacaatatttcttttttttttctcaatttttaGCGCGGCAGTTCTCATCCttggccactaggtggcagGCACAGCCTTTGCGGCTTACCATTGGTGAACAGCGGCTCTGGAAGTTTACGGAAGAAGGACTTGAGTAGACTGCTGATCACGTTGAGGTCCCTCCATTTCTGTCATAGAATAGAAGTTATGCATTAATAGAgaaagtttatttaaaaatttttttttttttaaattgtttgtttctAGATGTTGACAATCTAGAAAAttctgctttgaaaaaaaaaggtcctaaATATCATCTCAAATAATGAAGTGACAACATCATGCATCAACAGTTGCATAACACTGCAGCTTTAATAAAAGACACACTAAGGGGCATCGCCGGAGAACGTGGAGCTCCGAGGAGACTTTGATGGACACTCACGTCGTCCTGGATATCGATATCGTTCATGCCCTTGTTATTGAGCTCCTCCTGCATGTTGGAGATGGCGGCGTTGTTCCCGGGGACTCGGTAGATGCCCGTGTACTCCAACCCCCGGTCCTCCACCAGCTTACAACACACCTCCACGATCAGGGGCACGAACTAGAAAACAGAGGCATGCGGtggattatattattattattattattattaataatgtgagGAGAAACGGAGATCATAATCAGATGAACTTATCGAAACGGTAACATCCATAAAAGCCCTCAAACGACACGGACCTTGTTGGTGTGTGCAGGAGGACAGTCGTCCAGCCTCACTCCGAACGTGACCCCGGGGGACGGCTTCCTCTCGAAAGGTTTCCTCATCAGGCCCGGGAGGCCCTTCCTCCACATCCCTTTGTCCTTGGGGGGGCTGGTGTCATCTGCAAGCAGCGGAGCGGCGTTACAACACCACGAGTGCAACGGACGCGATGGACGCGCGTTATCCTGAGTTTAAAATtacaaatggggggggggggatgctccTCTACCTTTGTGCGtgttcttcctctcctgctcgGGTTTGGGTGTGAGCGGACTCGATGCTCTGGGCTCTCCTTTCCCTCCCAGCAGTCGGATGCGGGAGGATTTGGGCGACGGCTCCGTCTTGCTGCCCGTCGGGCTGCGAGAGACGTGAACACAGAGTGAGCTTCACAAGCggttcatccccccccccctttgtttCTCTCGTTGCCCCTCACCTCATCAAGGTGTTGTACTCCTTGATCTTCCTGCTGATGAGGTCATGGCTGGTGAAGGCCGCGTTCTAAACAAcaagaaaggaggaaagagggatcGGGACACAATAGGTGATCAGGTGCAATATggacattttaattgatttgaCATGATATTTATAGACATGTCCGTCTTTATACTTTATGTAATTTTCTTTAAACCACTTCTACACATTGTCGGAAAAACAgttgataagataagatattactttcTTCACCCCCGGCGGGCGATATTTCTTgacgcagcagcaaaacatgtttacaaatatacgataaaataaaaagaattttaaaggaaatgaaaatgtaaaaataaagtgtatctaaagtatgaAGTGAAAGTTGCCGTGCTCAAGGCAAATTAATTCACATGAATTAATGCTTATGAAACACCTGCCTGCATCGTGACATAGAGGCAGGTATTAATATAGTTATTACTGAAACCACTGTGTAtgtgacacaaaaaaacaaacatatatattgCTTTTCATCTGCAAGTCCCGATGGCAGGCGGGTACAAATATTAGTCGCAGCACGATGCTCATGCATAAAACACTCCtgactcctcacctcctcgTCCAGGTTGCTGTTCTCCTGAATGACCCGGATCCAGGCCAGCATGTCCTCCCGGTCCTCGGCCTGGAACAGGAACTCGCAGTCCGACGTGGTCAGCCGCAGCACGTTCTTGCGCTTGGTGTCGCTGTACGAGATGTCGATCAGACACGCCTTGATGCTGATGGGCAGCGGCTCGTCCACCGCCTGGCAGTTGGCGTGGGCCTGCCCTTCCTTTCTGTCTTTGTACAGGCAGAGGTAGCGGCCCCTCAACACGCCGTACATCTGCTTCCACGGGCGcatgcctcctcctccaccgacGCGCTGCGGAAGGTCACGAGAAGGTCGCGAGTTTTAAAAGAGTGTGTACGTGTAAtgcgtctgttgttgttgacattttaacaCAGTGTACTTCCTGTGTACCTTGCTCTTGTCCGTGTTCAGCTGCTTGAAGTGCAGCAGTCCCTCCTTGGTGGCGTCGCAGAAGACGTCCGATGAAGAATCCCTCCTGGACCCCGAATCTTCGGAGGACCGGTCCACCACCGCCTGTGACGGACGAGACAATAAACGTGAGGCTAAAAGAACAAACGGGTGGAGTGTTTCGTTGGAGAAATTAaaatatggagagagagagagagagttttaggATGGCACAGTGATCTTTAGCATCCCATGTAaggatatatatacacagggcGCACAGATGCAATACAGAGAAACAATAAATACGtagaaaaacactttattatttataataaatggCTGATGTTGCCTTCACACCTGCCTCTATCTTTGCatcacatatttacatttcaagGGGAGACGTTTTTATCTTCTGGGTGTGAACTAACGAGCTGATAAAGCAGCAGGATGTGCCGGTCATGTGACACGTGAACAAACTTGATAAAGAAATGAAGGGATTGAACTCACCTTCCTCAGACTCTTCAGGCCCGGTATTAAAGACCTCCTGAAAGGGGAAAAGGAAGAGCGGATTTGAACGTCTTCCTCATCAAAATGTAATAGAACGggagtttgttttttctttatcctCATCTGCGACGACGACGTTGTGTAATAACTCACCCGATGACCTCTCCCCGGTAGTTATCCAGACCTTCGTCATACGACTTGGACCGCTCCGTTTTACCAGAATCTGACTCAATAATGGTGAGACGGAGAGAATctatgaagagagagagagagagagagagagagagggttaaAAACACAACGATTGGTGACCAGCTGTCGAGGGCCCGATCCTTCCTCCTCGACGTGGTCGCACACCttggtcatgtgacatgtggCGTCGGAtgagaggggacagagaggcGGGGCTTGGCGGCacggtggtgatgatgacgggCGTTCCCGATATGACGGCGGAGGCCGGGACGTGAGCGCTGTCCTGGTCGGTGCCGGGACTCGATGGTTCATCTgagggcggagagagagagagagagagagaggaattaTTAACGGCATTCAACGTCTGGATGATCGGGAAACACGACATGTCGGAAACAAAGTCGGAATGATGGTTGCTCCCattgtaatatgtaatatgataTTAGGTCGTGATCATTAGTGTCCATGTCGAGGGACCAGGGTTATTTACCGaatctatatattatattagcaAATTGTCCAGTGAAGCAATATTTTAGCGGTCGACTGTGatgaatgtaaattaaataacgaatgaaaaaagaaaaagaaaaagtgtaaaGGATGGATTAGAGTATTTATCTGCTAAATCGCTTCCTACCAACAGCAGTCACTGAAGCCAGAGGCATGTCGTTATCTAGCTAACGACGTTAGCGTGTCTGTTAGATGCAAAATAACCTCAACGACGTTGAGATCTACTGTGTAATCTTTCCAACTGTTGTGGCATGCTCTTTATTATTCCTCCTCTAGACGACGCtggcatgaataaaaaaaaaaacatataaaaaatatataatttggcACATAAAATCCCCTCAAAAAACAAAGTCTAGTTCATCTCCGCTATCACTTGAAATAAGAAAACATCGAGGTGTCCCCGATAAGCCGGGAGCACGCCTTCCCTTTCAAGCGAACACGCGGTGGCGTCTGATATCGGCCGGACGGCGAGCCCTAAAAGCAAATGAGGAGACGATGAATCATATCAGCGTCACGCAGGGAGGTGAAACCCTCTTTTTCAGAAGGAGGTCGAGCGCTTCGTGTGTTCGTCGAATTAcaagtaaagaaaaacaacaacaaaaaaccttAAAGCCTCGAAGACGTCTCCCATGACGCTGCAGACCTGGCACATTCCTTTAATCACTTGTTTGTGGACCTGTAACCCAGTAATCTTATTGTCCAGAGGCTGTGGACGTATACATATAACACTActcatttctttctctgttcAATGTGAAGCTACCTAGAGGAGATGCtacgcttagcttagcttaggtGGGGGTGGACGTGACATGTTGCACGTGCTAAATGTTTGGCAGACACCTAAACGTACAGCAGTTGTTCCCTTTTATTGTTTGGAACTGTACTACGAAGTCTAATTGAAGCCGCAGGAATGCTCTTATTTCTCTGTTATGTCACAGTCCATTAGGACGATGTTCTTGGGTTTCAACACGGGGGGAAATACAAGCCGACtcagggaatgtgtgtgtgtgtgtgtgtgctgccccCACTCGGATGCCAGGAGGTGGTTTGAATACGTCACGGCAGTACAGTGACACACCTGACTCCACGTCACCCCGagttcaaacccccccccccccccaggaaacaataaaataaaaatacctaTGTGATGCCGTGACTGGAACTTGGGTAATGTACACTATGCCTTCAACACACTGCTACACACTAAGTTAACGAGGCGTTCGACTCTTAACGAGCGACCCCAAACCACGGGGTGCTTCCTGTAAGACTGCCATTGATTCTGATGATCGGCAGTGAATTCACGATGACATTAAGATAACAAAAGATGTCCTTGTAGAATGAACAAAAAATAAGATGGCCAACATTTGATAttcagtgccttttttttttttttttttttgcggccGTGTGCATCAACTCCCGGAGCGGAAAGAGAGCCtcgggttgttttttttggtatcCACAAAACAAGGAGATATTATAACACCATATAGGCCATCTTAAAATGTGGATGTTAAGATGGGACATTAATGCAACTAAAAGGACACACCAGTTCCATCTTGTGTGCAGACAACAGCAGACTGTTTATCTTCCGTTTGTCCTGTCTCCAACATgctttatgcacacacacacacacacacaaacacacacacacacacacacacacacacacacacacacactctcctttGCATGTAAAACCCCTGATAGTATTTCACAACGGACTTAACCGATGAACATAAGGGTGGAAAatagcacttttttttaatcctgtttTTCCCCCCCACAAAATATGGTTCCTTTTAACCAAATAAGCCAAACTTCCTAAAGCATCCACATGTTAACAGTCTAAAGTTTCCTGATTTGCATCTGCAGCATTTCCTGAGTTagataataaaataacacatcGACATGTCTGGCCGAGCACGCGATGCAACATTTTGGTCTGAAGTCAAAGATTCGTCACAGATTGTTCGCGTCATTCGCTGTCAGCTCATCGCGGTGTGAACTCTCACGGGCTGAAGAGTCTGCCAAGCTGTCATGCataaacatacttttttttttaactacccCCCCCTGTCACTGCTGTTGCTACGGCAACAggaagaggttgttttttttttgcggcaTGCAGGCGAGTGCGGCCTTACCTATGAAGGGGATTGAATCCAGGGAGTCGTCCAAGTCGTTGGAGGCGGACTTTTGACGCGCGTCTCCGAGCCTTCTCAGATGCGTCTCCCTGAAGCCGTCGTCGGACGTCCAGCACATCGTCCCGTCTGCAGAGCCCGCCTTCACCAATGGCGGGGGCTTGTGACTCCCTCCTCCCTGGTTGTCATTGACGGCTAGCACGTAGGACGGAGGGCGGATGTGGGGAGGCCCAGAGGTTTTGTCCCTTCTCAGGACGACGACTGTCGCGTCCGGTCCTTCTACGCCGTTAGTCCGTACAAGGGCGCTGGTGGAGCTGGACAGCCCTCTGGCTTTTGGCTTTTGGGTGACAGCTCCATTaggggtggagggagcagagggagaggcagCGACAACCACACTTTGTAGTTGTCTCTGCAAGGGCAGTTTAGAGGAAGTACCAGAGCAAGAGGAGGACCTGGCGGCCAACCCGGCCTCCGACCTGCTCTCCATTTTCAGGCTGTCAGCGCGGCCTCTGAGCTGCAGGTGCAGCGGTGACAGGTGGTTGCCCACCATGTTGGCTCTTTGGTCTTTGAGAGGGTCTGTGGGTCGAGAGGAGGGTAAGGCAGTTGAAGGGTCTGAGATGGAGTTTTTAACAGGCAGGCGCGACGGTCTCATTATGACACCGTCGGCCCTTGATGTTAGCACGGAGTCCGTCGTGAATTTAGTAAACACAGGAGCAGAGTTTGATAGTCCATCTCCTCGCCCGCCTCCCTCCTGTCCAGTGAGACTCCGGTTCAGACGAGGCGAAGCTCTCAGGCCCGTTCCCTGCCTGCTAGCTCTGGCTTCCTCTCCCCGACACAGCAGCAGCCTGTCCTCCAACACCACCCGGTCTCCGAAGACGGCCAACCCACCTGCTTCTCCGGGCTGCTTCCCCAGGTAGTCACAAGACCGCGCCCGAGGTTCGGGGACTCCGGCGGGGCTGGAGAAAGGCAGAGCGTCCTCGGACGCACTCCGGGGCCAGTTCCTGTTTGGTGTTGTCCTCTCCGCTCCAAGCCTCTCTTGGGAGATGCTACGTAATGGAGTCGCCGCAGTGACCTTGCTACTTGCATCCACCCCGCGGTCATTCGAGGTGCTTCTCCGTCTGACCTGGGAGCCCAGTGCCCCCCTTTGACTGGAGCTAGGAGGAGTCGGCGTGCGTTGCTGGGCGTAGGCAGAGCTGGAATTGGCAGCCGCACGCAAGCTGTCCAAGCGCTCCTGGATGGTGCGGCAACCATACGTGTGCAGCCTCTTGGCGTCTATATAGTCCTTGTAGGTGGTGTAGTTTTTCCAGTCGATGTTCTGgtgtggagaggtggagggggccGTGGGAGAGGGTGAGTAGTGGTTGGCGCTGGGTGAGATGGCGCTGGAGAACGCGTCCGGTGAGGCGGCGGTGGACCGTACAGCTGGAGACAATGTGTCAGGATAGATAGGACCGGGTCTCGATGAAGGGGGGGAGTAGACCGGGCTTTCTGTGGGACGGGAAGAGGGGTACTGCAACTGTGCACCCCCAGGTACTGAGGGAATAAGAGGTCTCGGTCTCGCTGAGCCGGTATCTGCTGAAGGACTGTACCGGTTTTCCTCTGTCCTGTGGCTTGGTCCAGCCCGGGCCACCCGGGACCCCCTATCAACTGGATCCGGAGGCATAGCCACTGTCCTCACAGTCTCACTACAGACACAAACCACTGTCTGAGACTTCGACGGCTGTTGGGGCGGGGGAGATGGCGGAACGGGGATTTCAACCCGGTAGCTCTTTTCCACggccccccctcttcttcccgGTCCCTGAGCCGGGCCAGGGGGGGTCTCACTGACTGCGGCGGGCTCCGATGCCTGAGCCATGCCCGCGGCCTTTACTTCTATCCGAGGGTAGCATATGGGAGGGGGCTCGGGGATGTTCTGGGCATTTCCGCTGTACGCATCATTTCCTTTGAGATATGCATCCTGGGAATACGCCTGCAAGAGATTATAGGATGTCACTTTGGTTGCTGAGAGGTTGGAAAGCATAAATAGATCACATTAAACCCCGAGAGAACATCACACCCAACCACATACAGGATACATTAGACCTAGCTCGAAGACGTTTACTGAACAGGGAAGTGCTGTCGAAAAAACTACTTTGGGaataataaaatttaaaaaaacatatgctgCAAATGCAAAAGAATACGAAGGGGTGTTGATGATGAACTTGCTGCCACATCTCACCTATATGGCTTCATCTACCTTTGCCATTACGGCTACGGTATCTTACGGCATCATTTACGGACAAGAGCGTCTCTGTGAGCCGATGTGATTATCCGTCACCGAATTCCCTCGAGAACACGGAACGAGTGACAGATTCAGGACCGTCTGCGACAATAAAAGCAAACGGCCGCGCTCAAAGCAGACAGAGcgcgccccccaccccccccccccccctcaaacaAATGTTACAGCATGCCATGATACAAATTAACGGCCCTGAGAAGTAACAGATGTGAAAttggaggaggcaggtgggtaGAAAAGCCAGAAAAGCAAAATGAGTAGAGAGAGAAGACTGGAAAGATAACCCCCGTAGAGCCAGGAGTGAGGACTAAAGCTGGCCGGGGTACTGGAGAATGTGCTGCTTCTGTCAGCATGGCTCCACGACTCCACTGGAGTCACTGGGGCAACTGGGGGCGCTCTCCTTCATTCAAACTTGAACCAAAAAACCACTGACGTGCAGCTACTTATAACCCCGCGCGGGGTCCCGGTTGCATATCGAACGCGGTACATTTCCTCATCCCTTCAGCGCGCGAGCTCtcaagaaaaatgaaaagggggagagagagagagagagagagagagagagagagagagagagagagagagagagagagagagagagagagagagagagagagtcgtggTGTTGGACTTTAATCGATGGCACTCTACCTGAAGTGTCAGGTTACGACTGTACGCAGTCAATCTGCCGCTCGGTGCCTCCCTGTGGATTTGCATCAGTCATACAGTTTAAATTGACACCAATTTCCTTCAATAGGCAAAAAAGTGTTTGAGGTCTGCTGATGTGCCATATGATATATGTAagatcatttgtttttgtttccctcaacctgaaagaagaaataaccTGCACGGTATCTGGAACGAGGGGACGCTTTGGGAGTTTTAGGGCTTTGCCGGCGTCTACGTGTGCAGGTACGAGTCCCGAA
It contains:
- the LOC117749642 gene encoding rho GTPase-activating protein 21 isoform X1, whose product is MLAQRNGLPPGCKPAPLKDRPDPRDADAEGCCSLSPSPSAGGCPWARLAGADDCLSEPYCLWFQLLARAYWGEVELGLTSPNRSVSWARLREASRKNCVRSRAKQKDGLDQSEASAVASPGAEEEPFSWPGPKTLHLRRTSQGFGFTLRHFIVYPPESAVHNSLKDEDNGSRGRQRNRLEPMDTIFVKQVKEGGPAHGAGLCTGDRIVKVNGESIIGKTYSQVIALIQNSDASLELCVMPKDEDILQLAYSQDAYLKGNDAYSGNAQNIPEPPPICYPRIEVKAAGMAQASEPAAVSETPPGPAQGPGRRGGAVEKSYRVEIPVPPSPPPQQPSKSQTVVCVCSETVRTVAMPPDPVDRGSRVARAGPSHRTEENRYSPSADTGSARPRPLIPSVPGGAQLQYPSSRPTESPVYSPPSSRPGPIYPDTLSPAVRSTAASPDAFSSAISPSANHYSPSPTAPSTSPHQNIDWKNYTTYKDYIDAKRLHTYGCRTIQERLDSLRAAANSSSAYAQQRTPTPPSSSQRGALGSQVRRRSTSNDRGVDASSKVTAATPLRSISQERLGAERTTPNRNWPRSASEDALPFSSPAGVPEPRARSCDYLGKQPGEAGGLAVFGDRVVLEDRLLLCRGEEARASRQGTGLRASPRLNRSLTGQEGGGRGDGLSNSAPVFTKFTTDSVLTSRADGVIMRPSRLPVKNSISDPSTALPSSRPTDPLKDQRANMVGNHLSPLHLQLRGRADSLKMESRSEAGLAARSSSCSGTSSKLPLQRQLQSVVVAASPSAPSTPNGAVTQKPKARGLSSSTSALVRTNGVEGPDATVVVLRRDKTSGPPHIRPPSYVLAVNDNQGGGSHKPPPLVKAGSADGTMCWTSDDGFRETHLRRLGDARQKSASNDLDDSLDSIPFIDEPSSPGTDQDSAHVPASAVISGTPVIITTVPPSPASLSPLIRRHMSHDQDSLRLTIIESDSGKTERSKSYDEGLDNYRGEVIGRSLIPGLKSLRKAVVDRSSEDSGSRRDSSSDVFCDATKEGLLHFKQLNTDKSKRVGGGGGMRPWKQMYGVLRGRYLCLYKDRKEGQAHANCQAVDEPLPISIKACLIDISYSDTKRKNVLRLTTSDCEFLFQAEDREDMLAWIRVIQENSNLDEENAAFTSHDLISRKIKEYNTLMSPTGSKTEPSPKSSRIRLLGGKGEPRASSPLTPKPEQERKNTHKDDTSPPKDKGMWRKGLPGLMRKPFERKPSPGVTFGVRLDDCPPAHTNKFVPLIVEVCCKLVEDRGLEYTGIYRVPGNNAAISNMQEELNNKGMNDIDIQDDKWRDLNVISSLLKSFFRKLPEPLFTNDRYADFIDGNRTQDPVERLKVLKRLLHELPDHHYETLKFLSAHLKTVADNSEKNKMEPRNLAIVFGPTLVRTTEDNMTHMVTHMPDQYRIVEALIQNYEWFFTDDGTGDPVTISRQESAVESQPVPNIDHLLTNIGRTATSQGEVSDSQTSDSAKSKGSWGSGKDRELLVSSIFAAASRKRKKSKEKPQPSSSDDDLEAAFPKKENPGQKPNHHGLQTEARSEARPGLNVKQPAEERKENGRAVEVKREHRNSSFLKETTSSPPTSPNPNVSVYQTEARPSLSDPPSQLDENTSDLGTMSSGASVSRSRPKKWTGATPDLPAGACGGQAAGPGASAGAEVSSITSDYSTTSSITFLTGAESSALSPELQGGEEADDERSELISEGRPMETDSESDFPVFAPGGGSSQSTPCPDSRDKAELRGGGATEGGAAAKLEARRLFPTHRMIECDTLSRRWSLRQKTDSESSVEGAAGSSERSEGRAESSTRLSRVLEVMKKGRSTSSLSSSSRSESERPEPAWHLKITERLKFKLRSSADDMFAQKSRGRKKNIRRRHTMGGQRDFAELAVINDWREQGGVDQTAELSALDRLKPRCSSQDFSIRDWITRERRRGSDSSAEVAPRAVPKEDQPVAPERPPSPASPVAPEQVNGGAPQGKSNKAGLPDAHPHKLSGVHVVRSRFYQYL
- the LOC117749642 gene encoding rho GTPase-activating protein 21 isoform X2, encoding MMAARWSDSPQDKKASKHSAGTPSCEAKQKDGLDQSEASAVASPGAEEEPFSWPGPKTLHLRRTSQGFGFTLRHFIVYPPESAVHNSLKDEDNGSRGRQRNRLEPMDTIFVKQVKEGGPAHGAGLCTGDRIVKVNGESIIGKTYSQVIALIQNSDASLELCVMPKDEDILQLAYSQDAYLKGNDAYSGNAQNIPEPPPICYPRIEVKAAGMAQASEPAAVSETPPGPAQGPGRRGGAVEKSYRVEIPVPPSPPPQQPSKSQTVVCVCSETVRTVAMPPDPVDRGSRVARAGPSHRTEENRYSPSADTGSARPRPLIPSVPGGAQLQYPSSRPTESPVYSPPSSRPGPIYPDTLSPAVRSTAASPDAFSSAISPSANHYSPSPTAPSTSPHQNIDWKNYTTYKDYIDAKRLHTYGCRTIQERLDSLRAAANSSSAYAQQRTPTPPSSSQRGALGSQVRRRSTSNDRGVDASSKVTAATPLRSISQERLGAERTTPNRNWPRSASEDALPFSSPAGVPEPRARSCDYLGKQPGEAGGLAVFGDRVVLEDRLLLCRGEEARASRQGTGLRASPRLNRSLTGQEGGGRGDGLSNSAPVFTKFTTDSVLTSRADGVIMRPSRLPVKNSISDPSTALPSSRPTDPLKDQRANMVGNHLSPLHLQLRGRADSLKMESRSEAGLAARSSSCSGTSSKLPLQRQLQSVVVAASPSAPSTPNGAVTQKPKARGLSSSTSALVRTNGVEGPDATVVVLRRDKTSGPPHIRPPSYVLAVNDNQGGGSHKPPPLVKAGSADGTMCWTSDDGFRETHLRRLGDARQKSASNDLDDSLDSIPFIDEPSSPGTDQDSAHVPASAVISGTPVIITTVPPSPASLSPLIRRHMSHDQDSLRLTIIESDSGKTERSKSYDEGLDNYRGEVIGRSLIPGLKSLRKAVVDRSSEDSGSRRDSSSDVFCDATKEGLLHFKQLNTDKSKRVGGGGGMRPWKQMYGVLRGRYLCLYKDRKEGQAHANCQAVDEPLPISIKACLIDISYSDTKRKNVLRLTTSDCEFLFQAEDREDMLAWIRVIQENSNLDEENAAFTSHDLISRKIKEYNTLMSPTGSKTEPSPKSSRIRLLGGKGEPRASSPLTPKPEQERKNTHKDDTSPPKDKGMWRKGLPGLMRKPFERKPSPGVTFGVRLDDCPPAHTNKFVPLIVEVCCKLVEDRGLEYTGIYRVPGNNAAISNMQEELNNKGMNDIDIQDDKWRDLNVISSLLKSFFRKLPEPLFTNDRYADFIDGNRTQDPVERLKVLKRLLHELPDHHYETLKFLSAHLKTVADNSEKNKMEPRNLAIVFGPTLVRTTEDNMTHMVTHMPDQYRIVEALIQNYEWFFTDDGTGDPVTISRQESAVESQPVPNIDHLLTNIGRTATSQGEVSDSQTSDSAKSKGSWGSGKDRELLVSSIFAAASRKRKKSKEKPQPSSSDDDLEAAFPKKENPGQKPNHHGLQTEARSEARPGLNVKQPAEERKENGRAVEVKREHRNSSFLKETTSSPPTSPNPNVSVYQTEARPSLSDPPSQLDENTSDLGTMSSGASVSRSRPKKWTGATPDLPAGACGGQAAGPGASAGAEVSSITSDYSTTSSITFLTGAESSALSPELQGGEEADDERSELISEGRPMETDSESDFPVFAPGGGSSQSTPCPDSRDKAELRGGGATEGGAAAKLEARRLFPTHRMIECDTLSRRWSLRQKTDSESSVEGAAGSSERSEGRAESSTRLSRVLEVMKKGRSTSSLSSSSRSESERPEPAWHLKITERLKFKLRSSADDMFAQKSRGRKKNIRRRHTMGGQRDFAELAVINDWREQGGVDQTAELSALDRLKPRCSSQDFSIRDWITRERRRGSDSSAEVAPRAVPKEDQPVAPERPPSPASPVAPEQVNGGAPQGKSNKAGLPDAHPHKLSGVHVVRSRFYQYL